In the genome of Anabaena cylindrica PCC 7122, the window CAAGACAAAGCCCACCTTCCTGAACTGAGATCATTTTCTTAAGAAGTTGATGATAAAACTTGGTAAGGTTGGTTATTTTGTTCCCATGTTTGAATATGTCTATATAACTGTGTATTACGGAAATACGATTCTTCGTATGCCAGTCTTAAAATTTTTTCTAATACTTCTGGCTTAACATCATTACTATTCCATGTTCCCCAGACCTTACACAGTCCTATGGACAAAATACAAATTAAATCATGACCACAACATACTTGAAGAGGATCATGATCATCATCTTTTAAATTTTCCAACTTCTCTTGAATATCTTTTTCTATAAGTGCTGGCTTTTGGGAGTGGTCTTTAACTGCTTTAATCAGTTTTATAGTATCTATGGCTAAAGTTTTAGGTTCTAGAAATTTACTAAAGGTTAAATCTTCAAATTTAAGAGATAAATTAAATTTCAAAGATAGCCATCTTAAATAACCAATAATTTTGCCAGTTTCAAGTAGAGTTATAGTGATATTTTTAGCATAATTTTTAATCTTTTCTTCACTGCCAAACTCACGAATTACCTTATCAAGTGCTGGGGATTGAATTAGCATAATTTCTAAATCATGATAATCAGTCACCAATAAGTTTGGACTAGCTGGTAAAATATCTTCAAGTCTAGAAAAATCTGCATCAATAATAGCCAACACACCTGCAAAATTATTTTTTTCCAAAATAGCTAACGCGCCGATAGCTTTTTCTTTATTGTAAGCAACTGAAAGTTCACATTTTTTATTATCTAAACAGCGTTCATATACCCGCGCATCTGTAGAACCCTCAACAATTATAAAAGTCCCTGAGTAAGCACTACGCCTCATACGAATCTGATTAGCAATAAACTCAGGTGTGATAGATTCTCTCATATCTGAGGACCTTTCAATTCAACTGTTAAATCCCATCGATCATGAATAATACTAGGAGAATGCGTCGCTAATAAAACATCTATATTAGCAATTTTTGTAATTTCTTTTAAATCCTTAAGAAAATTCACTTGCCACTCCACGTGCAATGAAAGTTCTGGCTCATCAATGAGGATTAATGTGTTAGGTTGGACTTTAAATAATAACTCATAAAGCATAACTAATTCGTGCTGTTCTCCAGAAGATAATTTTTCTGGTGATAAAGAATTACCATTAGAGGTAAAAGTAAAACCTTTATCTTTGCTGATATTTATTTGCTTGTAAGAAAATCTTTGATTGATAATCCTCTTCATCAATTCTATTTTTTGAGATAGATTATCAAAAATATTAAGTTTATTTTCAACATCTTCAACATAAACTGATAAAACCTTTTTTGTATTTTCATCTATTTGCTCAAAAATTTGGAAGTTTGAGTTTTCATCTTTATCTAATAATCCAGCATTTATCAAATGAGTTCGCTTTTCTTCAATTTCATCTAACTTTTGATATAGTTGCTTATCTGTCAGTTCAGTTGAAGCTTGTCTTTTAACTAATCTTGCTGGAAAAGTTCTATCAAGTGATTGAGATAACATACCATACTCAGCTAATTTTTCCTGAATATTTTCTGCAAGTTCATTTGCATAACTAGTCACAGATGGAATCATTGAATTATTGTCTGATATATTTAATAATCTCTGGGATTCTATGAAACGAATATTTATAGAAGTAATAATAGTCTGCAACCATTCTGGTATTGTTTCAGGTTGAAATCCATATAAAATTTTTGTAGATTGTTTAAGGCGTTCTACAGCAACCAAGTACCTCTCTTTATCGCTCATGAAATATTCAGAATTTTTTGATTTTATAGGTATATTGAAATTTTTATTTTCTATAAAATCATAGTCATGTTGATTTAGAGAAAATTCATACTCATTGCTACTACTATTTTTGAAGAATATTATGATCTCAGTTTTTATATCACCATCAATAGCAGATTTGGCTTTTTTGTTCAGTCGAATATAACTACCATCATCAAAATCGATCTGGAAGTTATTAAATATAATATTGTATAGTTCTGAAAACCGGAAATTAAAAAAATTATTTAATAGCCTAAGTATTGCTGTTTTACCAACACCATTTAAACCGTAAATTATAGTTATACGGTCTTCCGTATTCAGAGGAATGACATGATTAAAAATGCCAAAAAGTTCGGTTACTGAAATTTGCTTAATTCTCATATTGTCCTCTTTAAAATAACTATTTTACAGCACATTTATATGATTAAATGATTTCTTTATCAGTTCAAGAGCCATACCTTTGATAAGTTGCGCGTCTGCTCTCTTCTCTGCGAGAAGATATACCAACGAGTCCCGTTAGTGGTACGCCGAAGGCATCGCTCTTACAAAAGTTATACTTTTTGTCATTCAAATATATTGATTTTGTAAAGTTTATCAGTAAAGAGGCTGTTTGACTTGACACAGATTAATACAGTAGTAAAATCTCTAAATTAAACTGGAGCAAAGACCGCTGTTTTCATACTAGTGTACAATTTTACTGATAACGTACATTATTACCAAGAATCTATCCGAGAAAACCATTCTGGGATAGGATGATAAGTCAACGATGCTTTGCTCCAATATCAATAATATTGAGTTTTTAAGATTTTATGGACAGATGTCCACCAGATGGCAGTAGCAACCTCCTCTAAGCTGGCGAGTTAGTCTCCCAGCGTGGGGGAGACTATAGGAGGTATTTACTATGCTCACACAAGATGTTCGCAATGCCCTAGACATTGCTGACTTGAATCAACTTAAGTTTGATTTAAATCGGTTACAACCCGTAGATGTTGGGGAATACATCACACAGTTGCCGGAAAAACAAAGAGCGATCGCATTTCGTCTCCTCAACAAGGCTCAGGCTATAGATGTCTTTGAATATTTACCCACAGAAATACAAGAAGAACTCATAAATTCTCTCCATGATGTCCAAGTTGTACATCTAGTGGAAGAAATGAGTCCCGACGAACGAGCATACTTGTTTGATGAACTACCAGCAGGAGTAGTCAAACGGCTGTTACAACAATTAAGCCCCGAACAAAGACAGGCTACAGCAACCATTCTCGGTTATCCAGAAGGGACTGCTGGGCGGGTAATGACAACGGAATATGTTCGGTTACGTCAAGGCTTAACTGTGGGTGAGGCCTTAACTAAAATCCGCCTGCAAGACGAAGATAAAGAAACAATTTACTACGCTTATGTCACAGATGATAACCGCACCTTAGTAAGTGTTGTTTCTTTGAGACAGTTGTTATTTACTTTTCCTGAAGTTTTAATTAAAGATATTGCTAGTGATCATGTAATTAAAGTTAAAACTGAAACTTCCCAAGAAGAAGTTGCTCGCATCATGCAGCGTTATGACTTAATAGCGATGCCAGTAGTGGATAGGGAAGATAGATTAGTGGGAATTATTACCATTGATGATGTCATTGATATTTTAGAAGAAGAAGCAACTGAAGATATTCAAAAATTGGCGGGGGTAAGTGGTGATGAATCTGCTTTATCTTCTCCACTGGTAACAATTTGCAAACGATTGCCTTGGTTGTTAGGGATTATGGGATTGTATATAGGTGCTGCTAGTGCGATCGCTCCTTTTCAATCTGTAATTGCTGCTGTACCAGTCCTCGCTGTGATTATGCCCATTTTTTCTAACACAGGTGGCACTGTCGGCATCCAATCTTTAACCGTCACTATTCGCGGCTTAGGAGTGGGAGAAGTCACACCCAAAGATACTCTGAAAATTCTTCGTAAAGAACTGTTAGCGGGTTTAGGAACAGCCTTAGCTTTGTGCATAACTATGATGCTGCTGTCCCTAATTTGGGCTAAACCCCAAGAAAGATGGGTAGCTTTGATTGCAGGAACAGTCATGGCAACTAATACAATTGTCGCTGTTACCCTCGGTACTTTACTACCAATGGCTTTAACCCGTTGGAAGCTAGATCCGGCTTTAATGAGTGGGCCATTAGTCACCACACTTCTGGATACAATTGGCTTTTTAACCTTTCTCAGCATGATTTCTATTGCTTTAAAGGTTTTTCATCTACAACCTTAAATAGCCACATTTGCCGAAAAATTCAAGTCTGCACTTAGCAACTTTTAGAGTGAGAGTTATGGACAGATTTATTGTTTGGTAGGCAAATGATAGAACAAAAGTATGATTATGTGCGTCTACATATGTAAATTCACAAGCTGTAGAGAAACATTCAGTATCAATCTCTACAACCGAAATTAATAGTTATTTATGCCTAGTACTACCTGGAATCGTCATCACATTCTTTCCCTGGCTGACTTCACAACTTTTGAATATAACGCGGTTTTGCAAACTGCGGCCTCATTTCAAGAGGTACTATCACGGAGAACAAAAAAAGTACCTACCTTACAGGGACAGGTGGTGGCCAATCTATTTTTTGAATCCTCTACCCGCACACGCAGTAGTTTTGAAATTGCTGCTAAACGTTTAAGTGCGGATACCCTCAACTTTGCAGCTGCGACTTCTTCCATGACAAAGGGAGAGACAATTCTCGACACAGCGAAGACCTATTTGGCGATGGGAACTGATATTATGGTGATTCGCCATCGAGAAGCGGGAGTTCCACAAGCGATCGCTCAAGAAATGGATCGTTTAGGTGTCAAAGTCAGTGTCCTCAACGCCGGTGATGGTCAACACGAGCATCCTTCCCAAGGATTACTTGACTTATTTACCATTTGTACATTAATTGATCCAGCCCAACCCCGCATCGAACTATTACAAGGTAAAAAAATAGCTCTTGTTGGCGATATTCTCCATTCTCGCGTAGCGCGTTCTAATATTTGGAGTTTAATTGCCAGTGGTGCTGAAGTTCATCTTGCAGCACCGCCAACATTATTACCTAAATTCTTTAGTGAATATTTAGGTGAAGCAGCAAACACAGGCAAGTTATTCACCCATTGGCAAATAGAACCAGCTTTAGAAAATGCCGATTATGTCATGACATTGCGGTTACAAAAAGAGCGCATGACGGCTCATTTATTGCCAAGTTTGCGAGAATATCATCAACTATTTGGTATTACTCGCGCCAAACTCAAACTGTGTAAACCTAATGTTAAAGTTTTACATCCAGGCCCAGTTAATCGGGGTGTAGAAATTAGCTCTGACTTAATGGATGATCCTGAATTTAGCTTAATTCAATCACAAGTTACCAGTGGCGTAGCCGTGCGAATGGCGTTGTTGTATTTTATTGGTAGTGGTAGAGCCTGATAAAAAGAGGCAGGGAGCAGGGGGGCAGGGGAGAATAATTTCTTACCAATCACCCTCCTTATTGATCGAATAAAATAAAAACAAATCAACAATGAGGAAGTCTTTATGGCAACCCAAATCAGTGAAATCAAATCTCCCACTGAACCGGTCATCTCTTGGGAAGCCTTACCCCATGATTTTCAGTTAGAGGATGAACCGGTGGAAAATACAGGACAGCCAATTTTGGCTGGTGCTTTGCGAGAAAGCTTAGAAATTGCGGGTTTTATTCAACCGCAGATGTTGATAGCCTCAAATTTTGGTTTATGTGCCACATTAGACGGTCAATTTATTGCTAAAGCACCTGATTGGCTATATATTCCTTCAGTGAAAGAGATTGTACCTGAACGCAAAAGCTACACACCCAATTTAGAAGGGGATGTTCCGGCTATAGTCATAGAATTTTTATCTGATACTGAAGGGGGAAAATATTCTGTTAAGCGAACATATCCACCAGGAAAATGGTTTTTTTACGAGCAAATTTTACAAGTTCCCATTTATGTAATTTTTGATCCAGATGGTGGTTTATTAGAATTTTATCAACTAGAAAATGGTCGCTACGAATTAAAGCAAGCGAATGAAAATGGTCTGCATTGGATTGATGCAATGGGTCTATTTTTAGGAACTTGGAGAGGAGAAAAAGAAGCCAGAACAGGGTATTGGTTAAGATGGTGGGATAAAGAGGGTAATTTGTTACCTTGGTCTGTAGAAAAGATTGCAGAAGAACGTCATGAGAAAGAACGGCTAATAGCTTATTTGAAATCCCAAGGGATTGATCCGAATAATTTACCAACCGCTACGAATTAGCTATAGATGTAGGGATTTAGTATTGCTAAACCCTCACACTGCGTATAATATATTAGGACTTACGCAAGATTGAACTCAAAAGCTGATTCTTGCGTAAGGGTAATTCATGAATTACTCCTACTTCCATCCTGTTTTGCGTAAGTCCTGTATATATCAATCTCCTTTCAAACAGATGTTATCTAAATTAAAAGTTCAACACTACAAAAGCCTTTTTGATACAGAAGTGGATTTAGAACCATTGACTGTATTCATTGGTCCTAATGGTTCTGGTAAATCTAATATTTGTGAAGCTTTGGCTGTATTGTCTGATTTTTTTCAAAACTTGATAGTTGCTCCAGACTATACAGAGAGTATGACCTTTTTTTTAGAGTCTTTAAAGACTGTAAGTACGAACCTACAGAGCATTCAATCTAAATTCTGGCATGGAAAGCCAGATTATCTTTTGTTTGAGGCTAGTACCATTCCTAAAACAGAAATAATTACTTCTGAAAAAGCTCAAAACTTTTTAAAAATATCAGTTAATGTTGATTATTCTCGGCGAATAATTAGTATAAAAAATCTTGGCAATACTCAATGTGAAGAAGATGAATATATAAGTCCATTAAGAGATTTTATAGTTTCTCATCAATTTCCAGATTCTTCTTTGTATAATGCACTGAAAAAAGTTAATGTTTACGATTTTGCGCCATTTGATATTTCTAATAAAACCTCATCAAATGGCAATATGGATAAAACTGGTCAAGGAATTGCCTATGCTTTACTTGATATTTTGCTTGCGAATCGTGAAGGTTTTGATGAATTGCAGGATCGTTTAACGCAGCTTGTTCCTAATATCAAAAAAATTTTGTTACCTCGTGGGGAAAATCAAACTTTTTCACTGGAGTTAGTTGATAGATATTCAGAACATCATATCCCTGCCTCTGATATATCGGATGGAACATTAAGAATTTTAGCTTTTCTAACTGCACTGTATCAAGAAAACACTCCTAGTATTATTTGCTTTGAAGAAATAGAAAATGGTGTGCATCCTTGGTTACTGCATAAAATGATGGAGTTGCTAAAAATTGTTTCCACGGAAGGAATAACTGGTAAACCTGTGCAGGTTTTAATTACAACCCATTCTCCTGTGTTGTTAAATTATGTTGAACCATATCAAGTCCGTGCGGTTGAATTAGACAAAGAAGGTAAAACTCAAGTTCATAAATTACCTGTAGATTCTGTCCGGTTTCAAAAAGCTTTAGAAGCCTATGATGGGGCATTAGGTGAACTTTGGTTTACAAATGTGTTTGGAGGAAATCCAGAATGAGTCGTCGGATTCGGATTGGATTAATTGCTGAAGGGGAGGCAGAACTGGGTGCAAGTATTCCTTATATTAAACCAGAAGATGGTGGCAAAGTAATTGAAAGAAATAATGAAGGCGCACTGCATACTTTAATTAGACGAGAACTGGAAAATGCTGGATTTCTAGATTGCGATTTTGTCCAAAGACATCCATCAATTAAAGAAACTCAAAAACTTACTTTACGAACTGGACATTCTATTTTAGATATCAAATATCTAGCCCAAATTGTTATTCTATGGAAACCAGAAGAGGTAGATATGATCCTCATTGTGGTTGATGCAGATGATAAACTTGAGCAAAGAAAAATTGATTTGGAACGAGCTTTAAATAAAATTCGTGACAATCACTTAGATATTAACGAGCAACCAATTAGCGATCGCTCTGCTGGAGGTTTAGCAATTAGAAATTTTGAGACGTGGTTACAGGCTGATACCCAAACAGTTGCAACTGTTTTAGGTGTAGAATTCCCATCTCTGGAAAATTTAGAAGATTTAGACAAAACTAAGGACATTTTGGAGAATGCAATACAGAAATCAACATATTTTTCTGAAGACACTAGTAATCAGCGATCGCTACAAATTCGCTGGAACTTGGCTTTTCAGATTGATTTAGAGATAATTAAAACTTGCTGTCCCGGTGGATATGCTGCTTTTGCAAAAGATTTATTGTTAGCGACACAAGCCGTTATACTGATTAATGGTATAAATTAAAATAATATACGTAGTTGCTACGCTGATAGTTAAGAACGTGCCTGAGAAATTAATAATCAGAAATTAACTTACATGAGCGATTAGCAATGGTATCATTCGGTTATTACAAAAAGTAAAGGGCAATTTTACTATGACCAAAGCACCTGTTGCTCCTGTGGTGCTAGTCATTTTAGACGGATGGGGCTACTGTGAGGACAAGCGAGGAAACGCGATCGCTGCTGCTAAAACTCCAATCATGGACAGTTTATGGGCAGCCTATCCCCACACCCTCATTCGCACATCAGGCAAAGCCGTAGGGTTGCCAGAAGGTCAAATGGGCAACTCGGAAGTTGGTCATTTGAATATTGGCGCTGGAAGAGTGGTTCCCCAAGAACTGGTACGCATCTCTGATGCTGTTGAAGACGGTTCTTTAGCCGCCAACCCAGCACTTGTCAAAATTTGCCAGGAAGTCCGCTCTCGCAATGGCAAGTTGCATCTCATCGGCCTTTGTTCTGAGGGTGGGGTACATTCGCATCTTACCCACCTATTTGGACTACTTGACTTAGCCAAAAAAGAGCAACTTCCAAAAGTTTGTATTCACGCCATTACTGATGGACGTGACACTGCCCCATCTGAGGGTATTAAAGCAATCCAGAAACTGCAAGATTATATAGATAGCGTCGGCATTGGTCAGATAGCCACTATTAGCGGTCGTTATCATGCAATGGATCGGGATCACCGTTGGGATCGAGTCCAACGCGCCTATGATGTCATGACACAAGATGGTGCGGGAAATGGACTCACGGCGGTAGAGGTCTTAAAAGAATCCTACGCCAAAGGTGTAACTGATGAGTTTGTTGAGCCAGTTCGTATTACTCCTGGCGCAGTAGAACCAGGTGATGGGGTCATATTTTTCAATTTCCGCCCCGATCGCTCTAGACAATTAACTCAAGCCTTTGTCAGTCCCAAATTTGCAGGTTTTGAAAGACAGCAAATTACACCGCTATCCTTTGTGACTTTTACCCAGTATGATCCTGAATTACCAGTATCAGTGGCTTTCACACCACAGAATCTGAATAATATTTTAGGAGAAGTCATCGCCAATCATGGTTTAAAACAGTTTCGCACCGCCGAAACCGAAAAATATGCTCACGTCACCTATTTCTTTAATGGGGGACTTGAAGAACCTTGTGAAGGTGAAGACCGGGAACTAGTCAGCAGTCCAATGGTGGCTACCTATGACACAGAACCTGCAATGTCAGCCCAATCCGTGACAGAAGTTGCGATCGCAGCCATTAAAAAGGGCATCTACTCCCTAGTGGTCATGAATTATGCTAACCCAGACATGGTAGGGCATACAGGACAGATAGAAGCTACAGTGACAGCCATTCAAACTGTAGATCGCTGTTTAGGTCTTCTCCTCGATACCATTGGCAAAGCTGGCGGCACAGCAATTATTACTGCTGACCACGGCAACGCTGAGTATATGTTAGACGAAGAAGGT includes:
- a CDS encoding DUF4435 domain-containing protein; amino-acid sequence: MRESITPEFIANQIRMRRSAYSGTFIIVEGSTDARVYERCLDNKKCELSVAYNKEKAIGALAILEKNNFAGVLAIIDADFSRLEDILPASPNLLVTDYHDLEIMLIQSPALDKVIREFGSEEKIKNYAKNITITLLETGKIIGYLRWLSLKFNLSLKFEDLTFSKFLEPKTLAIDTIKLIKAVKDHSQKPALIEKDIQEKLENLKDDDHDPLQVCCGHDLICILSIGLCKVWGTWNSNDVKPEVLEKILRLAYEESYFRNTQLYRHIQTWEQNNQPYQVLSSTS
- a CDS encoding AAA family ATPase, producing MRIKQISVTELFGIFNHVIPLNTEDRITIIYGLNGVGKTAILRLLNNFFNFRFSELYNIIFNNFQIDFDDGSYIRLNKKAKSAIDGDIKTEIIIFFKNSSSNEYEFSLNQHDYDFIENKNFNIPIKSKNSEYFMSDKERYLVAVERLKQSTKILYGFQPETIPEWLQTIITSINIRFIESQRLLNISDNNSMIPSVTSYANELAENIQEKLAEYGMLSQSLDRTFPARLVKRQASTELTDKQLYQKLDEIEEKRTHLINAGLLDKDENSNFQIFEQIDENTKKVLSVYVEDVENKLNIFDNLSQKIELMKRIINQRFSYKQINISKDKGFTFTSNGNSLSPEKLSSGEQHELVMLYELLFKVQPNTLILIDEPELSLHVEWQVNFLKDLKEITKIANIDVLLATHSPSIIHDRWDLTVELKGPQI
- the mgtE gene encoding magnesium transporter — encoded protein: MLTQDVRNALDIADLNQLKFDLNRLQPVDVGEYITQLPEKQRAIAFRLLNKAQAIDVFEYLPTEIQEELINSLHDVQVVHLVEEMSPDERAYLFDELPAGVVKRLLQQLSPEQRQATATILGYPEGTAGRVMTTEYVRLRQGLTVGEALTKIRLQDEDKETIYYAYVTDDNRTLVSVVSLRQLLFTFPEVLIKDIASDHVIKVKTETSQEEVARIMQRYDLIAMPVVDREDRLVGIITIDDVIDILEEEATEDIQKLAGVSGDESALSSPLVTICKRLPWLLGIMGLYIGAASAIAPFQSVIAAVPVLAVIMPIFSNTGGTVGIQSLTVTIRGLGVGEVTPKDTLKILRKELLAGLGTALALCITMMLLSLIWAKPQERWVALIAGTVMATNTIVAVTLGTLLPMALTRWKLDPALMSGPLVTTLLDTIGFLTFLSMISIALKVFHLQP
- a CDS encoding aspartate carbamoyltransferase catalytic subunit translates to MPSTTWNRHHILSLADFTTFEYNAVLQTAASFQEVLSRRTKKVPTLQGQVVANLFFESSTRTRSSFEIAAKRLSADTLNFAAATSSMTKGETILDTAKTYLAMGTDIMVIRHREAGVPQAIAQEMDRLGVKVSVLNAGDGQHEHPSQGLLDLFTICTLIDPAQPRIELLQGKKIALVGDILHSRVARSNIWSLIASGAEVHLAAPPTLLPKFFSEYLGEAANTGKLFTHWQIEPALENADYVMTLRLQKERMTAHLLPSLREYHQLFGITRAKLKLCKPNVKVLHPGPVNRGVEISSDLMDDPEFSLIQSQVTSGVAVRMALLYFIGSGRA
- a CDS encoding Uma2 family endonuclease, producing MATQISEIKSPTEPVISWEALPHDFQLEDEPVENTGQPILAGALRESLEIAGFIQPQMLIASNFGLCATLDGQFIAKAPDWLYIPSVKEIVPERKSYTPNLEGDVPAIVIEFLSDTEGGKYSVKRTYPPGKWFFYEQILQVPIYVIFDPDGGLLEFYQLENGRYELKQANENGLHWIDAMGLFLGTWRGEKEARTGYWLRWWDKEGNLLPWSVEKIAEERHEKERLIAYLKSQGIDPNNLPTATN
- a CDS encoding AAA family ATPase, translated to MNYSYFHPVLRKSCIYQSPFKQMLSKLKVQHYKSLFDTEVDLEPLTVFIGPNGSGKSNICEALAVLSDFFQNLIVAPDYTESMTFFLESLKTVSTNLQSIQSKFWHGKPDYLLFEASTIPKTEIITSEKAQNFLKISVNVDYSRRIISIKNLGNTQCEEDEYISPLRDFIVSHQFPDSSLYNALKKVNVYDFAPFDISNKTSSNGNMDKTGQGIAYALLDILLANREGFDELQDRLTQLVPNIKKILLPRGENQTFSLELVDRYSEHHIPASDISDGTLRILAFLTALYQENTPSIICFEEIENGVHPWLLHKMMELLKIVSTEGITGKPVQVLITTHSPVLLNYVEPYQVRAVELDKEGKTQVHKLPVDSVRFQKALEAYDGALGELWFTNVFGGNPE
- the gpmI gene encoding 2,3-bisphosphoglycerate-independent phosphoglycerate mutase → MTKAPVAPVVLVILDGWGYCEDKRGNAIAAAKTPIMDSLWAAYPHTLIRTSGKAVGLPEGQMGNSEVGHLNIGAGRVVPQELVRISDAVEDGSLAANPALVKICQEVRSRNGKLHLIGLCSEGGVHSHLTHLFGLLDLAKKEQLPKVCIHAITDGRDTAPSEGIKAIQKLQDYIDSVGIGQIATISGRYHAMDRDHRWDRVQRAYDVMTQDGAGNGLTAVEVLKESYAKGVTDEFVEPVRITPGAVEPGDGVIFFNFRPDRSRQLTQAFVSPKFAGFERQQITPLSFVTFTQYDPELPVSVAFTPQNLNNILGEVIANHGLKQFRTAETEKYAHVTYFFNGGLEEPCEGEDRELVSSPMVATYDTEPAMSAQSVTEVAIAAIKKGIYSLVVMNYANPDMVGHTGQIEATVTAIQTVDRCLGLLLDTIGKAGGTAIITADHGNAEYMLDEEGNPWTAHTTNPVPLILVEGEKVKIPGYGTNVELRNDGKLADIAPTILDILQLPQPPEMTGISLLKPAEYDLKPIRTPAQIGL